A DNA window from Gemmatimonadaceae bacterium contains the following coding sequences:
- a CDS encoding SRPBCC family protein, which translates to MTKTLRKAAVTTPADRETRIERIFDAPRDRVWRAVTDPTLVAKWWGRGNPLTIERMEVEKGGHWRYVEHAPNGQSHGFEGRYAEVTPESRIVQTFEWDGMPGHVSLDTMTLEDLGDGRTKLVIVSLFHTNEDRDGMLQSGMESGLNESYAALDEVLESLAA; encoded by the coding sequence ATGACCAAGACCCTACGGAAAGCCGCCGTCACCACGCCCGCCGATCGGGAGACCCGCATCGAGCGAATCTTCGACGCGCCGCGCGATCGCGTCTGGCGCGCGGTCACCGATCCGACGCTCGTCGCGAAGTGGTGGGGGCGCGGCAACCCGCTCACCATCGAGCGAATGGAAGTAGAGAAAGGCGGTCATTGGCGCTACGTCGAGCACGCGCCCAACGGCCAGTCCCACGGTTTCGAGGGACGCTACGCCGAGGTCACTCCGGAGAGCCGCATCGTTCAAACCTTCGAGTGGGACGGCATGCCGGGACACGTCTCTCTCGATACGATGACGCTCGAAGACCTCGGCGACGGCCGGACGAAGCTCGTCATCGTCTCACTCTTCCATACCAACGAGGACCGCGACGGTATGCTGCAGTCGGGAATGGAGAGCGGCCTCAATGAGAGCTACGCGGCTCTCGACGAAGTGCTCGAGTCGCTTGCCGCTTGA
- a CDS encoding chloride channel protein: MKENGHRPPGSIDANSLNSTDGLPVAPSLDLALAQVQGPPTYSPVDRRVIVICALALGVGAAGALIATILTHLIGFITNLAYYGRLSTEFSPPSTDRWGVLSVFIPIIGAFVVGIMARYGAAAIRGHGIPEVMERILTARSRISPKIMFLKPLSAAVAIGTGGPFGAEGPIIATGGALGSLVGQLIHVTADERKTLLAAGAAAGMAATFGSPVSAVLLAVELLLFEYRPRSVVPVALAAAVATGVRAAHAGSAPVFSIPTLMPPSLPALSVYVLLGATIGVLSVLTTKIVYGLEDLYEDLPIHWMWWPVVGAVVVGLIGLVDQRTLGVGYVNIDHILSGQVVGMSLVVLIVLKFVSWSVYLGSGTSGGTLAPLFTIGGGVGALFGAAAVAVAPSLGVDPHVAALVGMASIFAGASHALLASVVFAFETTRQPMGLLPLLAGCSTAYLVSLLLKRSSIMTEKLARRGTPVRTEYSADHLGHVSVAEAATREVVTLNENTALTDVLDWLSTRGAGTNHQGFPVLTDDGTLLGVITRRDLLDPNADETAPVRTLIRRAPVVVFEENTLREAADHMVNEKVGRLPVVSRSAPRRLVGIISRSDLLDAHRVRIDAALVTEAPPIGRAWVKRQATRALRREPRSSH, encoded by the coding sequence ATGAAAGAGAACGGACATAGACCGCCGGGTTCGATTGACGCGAACTCACTCAACTCGACGGATGGCCTGCCGGTCGCGCCATCGCTCGATCTGGCGCTGGCCCAGGTTCAGGGACCACCCACATACTCCCCTGTCGATCGACGCGTCATCGTCATCTGCGCGTTGGCGCTCGGCGTCGGGGCCGCGGGCGCGCTGATCGCGACGATCCTCACGCACCTCATCGGGTTCATCACGAACCTCGCCTACTACGGCCGTCTGTCGACGGAGTTCAGTCCGCCGTCGACCGATCGTTGGGGCGTGCTCTCGGTGTTCATTCCGATCATCGGCGCGTTCGTTGTCGGGATCATGGCCCGGTACGGCGCGGCGGCGATTCGTGGACACGGCATTCCGGAGGTCATGGAGCGCATCCTCACCGCACGAAGCCGCATCTCGCCCAAGATCATGTTTCTCAAGCCGCTCTCCGCGGCGGTTGCGATCGGAACGGGCGGGCCGTTCGGCGCCGAGGGTCCGATCATCGCGACCGGAGGCGCGCTCGGGTCTCTCGTCGGGCAATTGATCCATGTCACCGCCGACGAGCGAAAAACTCTTCTGGCGGCCGGCGCGGCGGCGGGCATGGCGGCGACATTCGGCAGCCCGGTGTCCGCGGTGCTGCTCGCCGTCGAGCTTCTGCTGTTCGAGTACCGTCCGCGATCCGTCGTTCCGGTGGCTCTCGCCGCGGCCGTCGCGACCGGAGTGCGCGCGGCGCATGCAGGCTCGGCGCCCGTGTTCTCGATTCCAACGTTGATGCCGCCCTCGTTGCCCGCGCTGAGCGTGTACGTGCTGCTCGGTGCGACGATCGGCGTGCTCTCCGTGTTGACGACGAAGATCGTGTACGGCCTCGAGGATCTGTACGAGGACCTGCCGATTCACTGGATGTGGTGGCCTGTGGTTGGCGCCGTCGTCGTCGGTTTGATCGGGTTGGTCGACCAGCGGACGCTCGGCGTCGGCTACGTCAACATCGATCACATCCTGAGCGGTCAGGTCGTCGGGATGTCGCTCGTCGTCCTGATCGTGCTCAAGTTCGTGTCTTGGTCGGTGTATCTCGGCAGCGGCACGTCGGGGGGAACGCTTGCACCGTTGTTCACGATCGGCGGCGGTGTTGGAGCGCTATTCGGAGCCGCGGCAGTGGCGGTGGCGCCGTCGCTCGGCGTGGACCCGCACGTCGCGGCGCTCGTCGGCATGGCGTCCATCTTCGCCGGCGCGTCGCACGCGCTGCTCGCGTCGGTCGTGTTCGCGTTCGAGACGACCCGTCAGCCGATGGGGCTTCTGCCGCTGCTCGCCGGCTGCAGCACCGCGTACCTCGTTTCGCTGCTCCTCAAGCGCAGCTCGATCATGACCGAAAAGCTCGCGCGCCGCGGCACGCCGGTGCGTACGGAGTACAGCGCGGACCACCTCGGTCACGTATCCGTCGCCGAGGCCGCGACGAGAGAAGTCGTGACGCTCAACGAGAACACCGCGTTGACGGACGTTCTCGACTGGCTGTCCACGCGCGGCGCTGGCACGAACCACCAAGGCTTTCCCGTGCTGACCGACGATGGCACGCTCTTGGGCGTGATCACGCGCCGCGACCTGCTCGATCCGAACGCCGACGAGACGGCTCCCGTTCGCACGTTGATTCGCCGGGCGCCCGTCGTGGTGTTCGAGGAGAACACGCTTCGCGAAGCGGCCGACCACATGGTCAACGAGAAAGTCGGACGGCTGCCGGTCGTGTCACGTTCGGCGCCGCGCAGACTCGTCGGCATCATCTCGCGCAGCGATTTGCTCGACGCCCATCGGGTGCGCATCGATGCCGCGTTGGTCACCGAAGCGCCCCCGATCGGACGAGCGTGGGTCAAGCGGCAAGCGACTCGAGCACTTCGTCGAGAGCCGCGTAGCTCTCATTGA
- a CDS encoding MarR family transcriptional regulator, whose protein sequence is MNAVRSIVRAFRVNTRAIELKMGISLAQLFVLQQLTERPADSLNELAERTATHQSSVSVVVRRLVERGFVSRASSSADRRRIEIAVTPAGRALLEDAPTTIQTQLMTALRRLSRDEQNTLANLLERWLREAKIDFASPPMLGEDEVGAPGRH, encoded by the coding sequence ATGAACGCCGTACGAAGCATCGTTCGCGCGTTCCGAGTGAACACACGCGCGATCGAGTTGAAGATGGGAATCAGTCTCGCTCAGCTCTTCGTGTTACAGCAGCTGACAGAGCGGCCGGCGGATTCCCTCAACGAGTTGGCCGAGCGAACCGCGACACACCAGAGCTCGGTGTCCGTGGTGGTTCGGCGACTCGTCGAGCGCGGGTTCGTATCGCGCGCGTCGTCGTCCGCCGATCGTCGACGGATCGAGATCGCCGTGACGCCAGCGGGTCGCGCGCTGCTCGAGGACGCCCCGACGACGATCCAGACCCAGCTGATGACCGCGCTCCGCCGACTCAGCCGCGATGAGCAGAACACACTCGCGAATCTTCTCGAGCGGTGGCTCCGCGAAGCCAAGATCGATTTCGCTTCACCGCCGATGCTCGGCGAAGACGAGGTTGGGGCGCCGGGTCGGCATTAG
- a CDS encoding efflux RND transporter periplasmic adaptor subunit has protein sequence MKRRSREAAVVGRAALALAFALATSCKSKGGGEGDAEGEAKPVVAAQTIVVTPQPFTEMLGAIGTVSPRPGHVAAPSAPAPGRVANIAVAVGQSVQAGQPLIELEQQTFEAARRSADAALAAAEKNAERQERLAKDGIVPPKDAETARAEAEKARADAMAARRSEQLATIRSPIKGVVTRLSTTLGASVDPSQPLVEVSDPLAVDVLLSVTPTDAARVRQGMRVTLSAGQGAGGEALGFGSVAEIAGTVDTTTRSVEIRVRAPSTRRELRIGETVFGSIAVVTRAHAIVVPADAVVPEGDGFKVFVVDSGGIAHEQAVKVGSRSATGVEILEGLSPGDRVVTFGAYGMEDSAKVVPMNAGKTPGKPDSADKP, from the coding sequence ATGAAACGTCGATCTCGCGAAGCGGCCGTCGTGGGCCGCGCCGCCCTTGCGCTGGCATTCGCGCTGGCCACCAGCTGCAAGTCCAAGGGGGGCGGGGAGGGCGACGCCGAAGGCGAGGCCAAGCCGGTCGTCGCGGCGCAAACGATCGTCGTGACGCCTCAACCGTTTACCGAAATGCTCGGCGCGATCGGGACAGTCTCGCCACGCCCCGGACACGTCGCAGCCCCGAGCGCACCGGCGCCAGGACGCGTGGCCAACATAGCGGTCGCAGTCGGGCAGTCGGTTCAAGCGGGCCAGCCGCTCATCGAGCTGGAGCAGCAGACCTTCGAAGCGGCGCGGCGGAGCGCCGACGCGGCGCTGGCCGCCGCCGAGAAAAACGCCGAGCGTCAGGAGCGCCTCGCGAAAGATGGCATCGTGCCGCCGAAGGACGCCGAAACCGCGCGCGCCGAAGCGGAGAAGGCGCGGGCAGACGCGATGGCGGCTCGGCGCTCCGAACAGTTGGCGACCATTCGCTCGCCGATCAAAGGCGTCGTGACCCGGCTCTCGACGACGCTCGGCGCCTCGGTGGATCCGTCGCAGCCGCTCGTCGAGGTCTCGGACCCGCTTGCGGTGGACGTGCTGCTCAGCGTGACGCCCACCGATGCGGCGCGCGTACGGCAGGGTATGCGGGTCACGCTCAGCGCAGGGCAGGGCGCCGGCGGTGAGGCGCTCGGGTTCGGATCGGTCGCGGAGATCGCGGGCACCGTCGACACGACCACGCGCAGCGTGGAGATCCGCGTGCGTGCCCCGTCTACGCGGCGGGAGCTGCGAATCGGCGAGACGGTGTTCGGATCGATTGCCGTGGTCACGCGCGCGCATGCCATCGTCGTCCCGGCGGACGCCGTCGTACCGGAGGGAGACGGCTTCAAGGTTTTCGTCGTGGACAGCGGTGGCATCGCGCACGAGCAAGCCGTGAAAGTCGGATCGAGGAGTGCCACCGGCGTCGAGATCCTCGAGGGACTTTCGCCGGGGGATCGCGTCGTGACATTCGGCGCGTACGGCATGGAAGACAGCGCCAAGGTCGTTCCGATGAACGCCGGTAAGACGCCGGGCAAGCCGGATTCGGCGGATAAGCCATGA
- a CDS encoding alpha-hydroxy acid oxidase — MLEVLNLDELEARARERLDPMLFDYIAGGAADEWTLVENRAAWSRFRLLPRMLRGVADRSMSTTVLGTPIAMPVVVPPMGFQGLCHAEAETATARAAAAEQTIFCASTVSNCSLEAIAEASGSGARWFQLYVYKDKGITRSLVERAAAAGYSALCLTVDTPLAGPRERDRRNNLRMPGHLKLANFPESHTAMHHQGSGPGSSLAQYIHAQWDPALTWKDVEWLRSISPMPVIVKGILAADDAALAVDHGAAGIIVSNHGGRQLDGVPAGITMLPAVVEAVARRGSCEVLVDGGARRGTDVLRALALGARAVMIGRPILWGLTLDGEDGVRAVLQRIRAEIDLSMALAGCATLADVTADLIVH; from the coding sequence ATGCTGGAAGTCCTCAATCTCGACGAGCTCGAGGCGCGAGCGCGCGAACGTCTCGACCCGATGCTGTTCGATTACATCGCCGGCGGCGCGGCCGATGAATGGACGCTCGTCGAGAACCGCGCCGCATGGTCGCGTTTTCGTCTCCTTCCCCGAATGCTGCGCGGCGTCGCCGATCGTTCGATGTCGACGACCGTCCTCGGCACCCCGATCGCGATGCCCGTCGTCGTCCCGCCGATGGGGTTCCAAGGACTCTGTCACGCCGAAGCGGAGACGGCGACCGCACGTGCCGCGGCCGCCGAGCAAACGATCTTCTGCGCGAGCACGGTCTCGAACTGCAGCCTCGAGGCGATCGCCGAAGCATCGGGAAGCGGTGCGCGCTGGTTTCAGCTCTACGTCTACAAGGACAAAGGCATCACGCGAAGTCTCGTCGAGCGCGCCGCGGCCGCCGGCTATTCGGCGCTCTGCCTCACCGTGGACACGCCGCTGGCCGGTCCGCGCGAGCGAGACCGTCGCAACAATCTGCGAATGCCCGGGCATCTCAAGCTGGCGAATTTCCCGGAGTCGCATACGGCGATGCATCACCAGGGCAGCGGCCCGGGATCGTCGCTCGCCCAATACATCCATGCACAGTGGGATCCCGCGCTCACGTGGAAGGACGTCGAGTGGCTGCGCTCCATCTCGCCGATGCCCGTCATCGTGAAAGGAATTCTCGCGGCTGACGATGCGGCGCTCGCCGTCGATCATGGTGCCGCCGGCATCATCGTCTCGAACCACGGCGGACGCCAACTCGACGGCGTGCCTGCGGGCATCACGATGCTTCCCGCGGTCGTCGAAGCGGTTGCGCGTCGTGGATCGTGCGAGGTCCTCGTCGACGGCGGAGCACGGCGCGGCACCGACGTGCTTCGCGCCCTCGCACTCGGCGCGCGCGCCGTCATGATCGGCCGGCCCATTCTCTGGGGTCTCACACTCGACGGCGAAGACGGTGTGCGCGCAGTCCTTCAGCGCATTCGCGCCGAGATCGATCTGTCGATGGCGCTCGCCGGCTGTGCCACGCTCGCCGATGTGACGGCGGACTTGATCGTGCACTGA
- a CDS encoding efflux RND transporter permease subunit: MTDVEVGKKRSLFGVLAQQRRFIYMATLVLSAAGIWYATRLPSAIYPELTFSRITVVAEGTSLGARQILFTVTRPIEEAVSIVPGVTRVQSRSIRSGSETNITFSSSTDMIYALQQVQARVNQIRGDLPAGLDIEIERLTPSLFPILSYNLEGGDPARLYDIARYQIKPLISRVPGVGRVDVMGSDVAEIEVIADPARLAAQQLTYQDLATAIQSATTVEAVGRMPRDYRQYLIVTTTEAHSTDDVANIVVSRGLRVGDLATVRSGTEDHTRIIAGDGRPAALINITRQIGGNTLEIADSVARVAASLRKTLPAGTILKAVYDQASLVREAVTSVRDAMIIGAVLAVIILLLFLRHARITAISASSIPITMAMTVFVMSLIGQTFNLMTLGAMAIAIGLVIDDAVVITENIVRHSHLTKDRPIAIRDAVQELIWPVTSSTITTVVVFLPLGLLTGVEGQFFHALSITLTIAVLVSLVVALTIIPLLSEQFLREEDIEAAAESGQPDGKPGITARMGGWIDALSDRYESALGASLRHARWMILIALVLVGAGVVVHRFVPTGFLPEIDEGAFVFDYFAPGGTALAETDRQLHIVEKIFAQTPEITGTSRRLGAELGLFATQQNRGDMVVRLKPESQRARSTAQVIDDVRPKIQAAVPRLRIEFVQILSDVINDLAGAARPVEIKMFGPDLNALEAYAKSLDPKLAKVEGLEDLFNGVSEPGAELEMTINQAEANRVGLTPAQVADEAGGALLGQPAGEIRLDDRAVGIRVRAPDSVRFDSRLLGSIPIFSAQTHASVPLGTLATFEPTETRAELLRENQQQLIIATSDLGEVSLSAVMADVRAILAENPPPQGIRVEIGGQYAGQQAAFKALLLVLALAAASVIAVMVIQFQSFIEPLVVLLAAPLSFVGAMLLLLVTGTPLNVSSFMGLILLVGLIVKNGIILLDFTKHLMKEAGLPLEQALREAARIRLRPILMTTLCTLFGLLPLALGIGAGSDLQRPLALAVIGGLALSTPITLFVVPSLLVAIRGRDYATVGDRFSAAAPTPAPNP; the protein is encoded by the coding sequence ATGACCGACGTCGAGGTCGGCAAGAAGCGATCGCTGTTCGGCGTCCTCGCGCAGCAACGCCGGTTCATCTACATGGCGACGCTGGTGCTCAGTGCCGCCGGAATCTGGTACGCGACTCGGCTCCCGTCGGCGATCTACCCGGAGCTGACGTTCTCGCGAATCACGGTCGTGGCCGAGGGCACGTCGCTCGGCGCTCGGCAGATTCTCTTCACGGTGACGCGGCCGATCGAAGAGGCGGTGAGCATCGTGCCCGGCGTGACGCGCGTGCAGTCGCGATCGATCAGGTCAGGAAGCGAGACGAACATCACGTTCAGCTCGTCGACCGACATGATCTACGCGCTCCAGCAAGTGCAGGCGCGCGTCAATCAGATTCGCGGCGACCTTCCGGCCGGACTCGACATCGAGATCGAGCGCCTCACGCCGTCGCTCTTCCCGATTCTCTCGTACAACCTCGAGGGCGGCGATCCAGCACGGCTGTACGACATCGCGCGCTACCAGATCAAGCCGCTCATCTCGCGCGTGCCGGGGGTCGGGCGCGTCGACGTGATGGGCAGCGACGTGGCCGAGATCGAGGTCATCGCGGATCCGGCGCGCCTGGCGGCGCAGCAGCTCACGTATCAGGACCTGGCGACGGCAATTCAGTCCGCGACGACGGTCGAAGCGGTCGGCCGAATGCCGCGCGACTATCGGCAATACCTGATCGTCACCACGACCGAGGCGCACTCGACCGACGACGTGGCGAACATCGTCGTGAGTCGCGGGCTACGGGTGGGCGACCTGGCGACTGTCCGATCGGGCACGGAAGACCACACCCGCATCATCGCCGGCGACGGACGTCCCGCGGCGCTCATCAACATCACCCGCCAGATCGGCGGCAACACGCTCGAGATCGCCGACAGCGTCGCGCGCGTCGCGGCGTCGCTGCGCAAAACGCTGCCGGCGGGCACGATTCTCAAGGCCGTCTACGACCAGGCGTCGCTCGTCCGCGAGGCCGTGACGTCGGTGCGCGACGCGATGATCATCGGCGCGGTCCTCGCCGTGATCATCCTGCTGCTCTTCCTGCGGCATGCGCGCATCACGGCGATCAGCGCGTCGTCGATTCCAATCACGATGGCGATGACCGTGTTCGTGATGTCGCTCATCGGCCAGACGTTCAACCTGATGACGCTCGGCGCGATGGCGATCGCCATCGGCCTCGTGATCGACGACGCCGTGGTGATCACCGAGAACATCGTCCGCCACTCGCATCTGACAAAGGACCGGCCGATCGCGATTCGGGACGCGGTGCAGGAGCTGATCTGGCCCGTGACGTCGTCGACGATCACGACGGTCGTCGTCTTCCTGCCGCTCGGCTTGCTCACCGGCGTCGAGGGACAGTTCTTCCACGCGCTGTCGATCACGCTCACCATCGCCGTCCTCGTCTCGCTCGTCGTCGCGCTGACGATCATCCCGCTCCTCAGCGAGCAGTTCCTTCGCGAGGAGGACATCGAGGCCGCCGCCGAATCCGGACAACCCGACGGGAAGCCCGGCATCACGGCGCGAATGGGCGGCTGGATCGACGCGCTCTCGGACCGATATGAGAGCGCGCTCGGTGCGTCGCTTCGCCACGCGCGCTGGATGATTCTGATCGCGCTGGTTTTGGTCGGCGCGGGCGTCGTCGTTCACCGATTCGTGCCGACGGGATTTCTCCCGGAGATCGACGAGGGCGCGTTCGTCTTCGACTACTTCGCGCCGGGCGGAACGGCGCTCGCCGAGACGGATCGGCAGCTCCACATCGTCGAGAAGATCTTCGCCCAGACGCCGGAGATCACCGGTACATCGCGGCGGCTCGGCGCGGAGCTGGGTCTCTTCGCAACGCAGCAGAATCGCGGCGACATGGTCGTGCGGCTCAAGCCGGAGAGCCAGCGGGCTCGCTCCACGGCGCAAGTGATCGACGACGTGCGCCCGAAGATTCAGGCCGCCGTGCCGCGGCTCCGCATCGAGTTCGTGCAGATCCTGTCGGACGTCATCAACGACCTCGCCGGCGCGGCGCGTCCCGTCGAGATCAAGATGTTCGGCCCGGACCTCAACGCGCTCGAAGCATACGCCAAGTCGCTCGACCCGAAGCTCGCCAAGGTCGAGGGGCTCGAGGACTTGTTCAACGGCGTGAGCGAGCCCGGCGCGGAGCTCGAGATGACGATCAACCAGGCGGAGGCGAACCGCGTGGGTCTCACGCCCGCGCAGGTCGCCGACGAGGCGGGCGGTGCGTTGCTGGGGCAGCCCGCCGGGGAAATTCGTTTGGACGACCGGGCGGTCGGCATTCGCGTTCGCGCGCCCGACTCCGTGCGGTTCGACTCGAGGCTCCTCGGATCGATTCCGATTTTCTCCGCGCAGACCCACGCGTCGGTTCCACTCGGCACCTTGGCCACATTCGAGCCCACCGAGACCCGCGCCGAGTTGCTGCGCGAGAATCAGCAGCAGCTGATCATCGCCACGTCGGACCTCGGCGAGGTGTCGCTCAGCGCCGTGATGGCGGACGTGCGCGCGATTCTCGCCGAGAATCCGCCGCCGCAGGGGATTCGCGTGGAGATCGGCGGGCAGTACGCGGGGCAGCAGGCGGCGTTCAAAGCGCTGCTGCTCGTGCTCGCCTTGGCGGCGGCGAGCGTGATCGCGGTGATGGTGATCCAATTCCAATCGTTCATCGAACCGCTCGTCGTCCTGCTCGCGGCGCCGCTGTCGTTCGTCGGCGCGATGCTGCTTCTGCTCGTCACCGGAACGCCGCTCAACGTGTCGTCGTTCATGGGATTGATTTTGTTGGTTGGACTGATCGTGAAGAACGGGATCATTTTGCTCGACTTCACGAAGCACTTGATGAAAGAGGCTGGCTTGCCGCTCGAGCAAGCGCTTCGCGAGGCGGCGCGAATCCGTCTGCGCCCGATCCTCATGACGACGTTGTGCACGTTGTTCGGCCTGCTGCCGTTGGCGCTGGGAATCGGGGCAGGGAGCGACCTGCAGCGCCCACTTGCGCTCGCCGTCATCGGCGGGCTCGCGCTGTCGACGCCGATCACGCTGTTCGTCGTGCCGAGTCTCTTGGTCGCGATTCGCGGCCGAGACTACGCGACGGTGGGAGATCGGTTCAGCGCAGCAGCACCAACGCCCGCACCGAACCCCTAA
- a CDS encoding VTT domain-containing protein: MLDVVTQWVAHYGFVIVAAFLFLESAGVPAPGETALVTAAALAGRGTLSIFAVIVAGCVGTVAGGHAGYWLGSREGRALIERYGKWVRLTPDRMARTEEVFARHGGKTIFLGRFVAFMRSFAGIFAGIVGMPLRTFAIYNAAGGIVWVVTFSALGFVFGRNLPRLVRYVGRASLIIAILVALVVGVIYAWRWFERNRTKVVASMDESYARVTTTPRMSHWRQTHPRAWRYMSGNFAKGEYLAIHLLVGFLVSLTVIGLFATITEGLVDTSPLTRFDVTVAGRLEQSAAASLLRLFRVLSTLGGRGAMTLFLIAGGLYYAMKRKGLELTGWCAAFIGGSILDASLRFVVRRSELPFADVVLIDWGTGLVSRKALGVLVGYGMVGYLLASHARGALLRTAISVLAIAMIVAITVSRLFLGQQYISDTTAGLAAGLVWLVTCVTGVEIARQRKWGR, from the coding sequence ATGCTCGACGTCGTTACGCAGTGGGTCGCGCACTACGGGTTCGTGATCGTCGCGGCGTTTCTCTTTTTGGAGAGCGCCGGTGTGCCGGCTCCGGGTGAAACGGCACTGGTCACGGCGGCGGCGCTCGCGGGACGCGGAACTCTCTCGATTTTCGCGGTGATCGTCGCGGGCTGCGTCGGCACGGTCGCCGGCGGCCACGCCGGCTACTGGCTCGGCTCCCGAGAGGGGCGGGCACTCATCGAGCGCTACGGCAAATGGGTGAGGCTCACGCCGGACCGTATGGCGCGCACCGAAGAGGTGTTCGCGCGTCACGGCGGCAAGACGATCTTTCTCGGCCGATTCGTCGCGTTCATGCGCAGTTTCGCCGGCATCTTCGCCGGGATCGTCGGCATGCCGCTGCGCACGTTCGCGATCTACAACGCGGCCGGCGGCATCGTATGGGTCGTCACGTTCAGCGCGCTCGGGTTCGTATTCGGCCGCAATCTGCCGCGACTGGTCCGCTATGTGGGCCGCGCGAGCCTGATCATCGCGATTCTCGTCGCGCTGGTCGTCGGCGTGATCTACGCGTGGCGCTGGTTCGAGCGAAACCGCACCAAGGTCGTCGCCTCGATGGACGAGTCGTACGCCCGCGTGACGACCACGCCGCGAATGAGCCACTGGCGGCAGACGCATCCACGCGCCTGGCGCTACATGTCCGGAAACTTCGCGAAGGGCGAGTACCTCGCGATCCATCTGCTCGTCGGGTTCCTCGTGAGCCTCACCGTGATCGGCCTGTTCGCGACGATCACGGAGGGTCTGGTCGACACGTCGCCGCTCACGCGCTTCGACGTGACCGTCGCCGGGCGTCTCGAGCAATCGGCGGCGGCGTCGCTGCTGCGTCTATTCCGCGTACTGAGCACGCTCGGCGGACGCGGCGCTATGACGCTCTTCCTGATCGCCGGTGGGCTCTACTACGCGATGAAGCGAAAGGGGCTCGAGCTCACCGGTTGGTGCGCGGCGTTCATCGGCGGTTCGATTCTCGACGCATCGCTGCGCTTCGTCGTCCGGCGATCCGAGCTTCCCTTCGCCGACGTCGTGCTCATCGACTGGGGCACGGGACTGGTGAGCCGCAAAGCGCTTGGAGTTCTCGTCGGATACGGAATGGTCGGATATCTGCTGGCTTCCCACGCGCGCGGAGCGTTGCTGCGCACGGCCATATCCGTGCTGGCGATCGCGATGATCGTCGCGATTACGGTGAGCCGACTGTTTCTGGGACAGCAGTACATCAGCGATACGACTGCCGGGTTGGCGGCGGGACTGGTGTGGTTGGTGACCTGCGTGACCGGAGTGGAGATCGCGCGGCAGAGGAAATGGGGGCGGTAG